In Quercus lobata isolate SW786 chromosome 12, ValleyOak3.0 Primary Assembly, whole genome shotgun sequence, a genomic segment contains:
- the LOC115970828 gene encoding pentatricopeptide repeat-containing protein At1g63130, mitochondrial-like, translating into MATILRVLSISSQRGLTLTSMPQFLAIQRLFCNNKLLNPISNPLVAKLLQVPNSRIKSALDSEDTSALKSFGDSWESLVISLRSTSPQKAHLVLEWRLEKMLEENVRDHDSFSELMYLCGKVQNLPLAMRVFTSMEAHGVKPTSSVFNSLISACLSSGNLVTARSLFEIMESSEGYKPNSDTYYAFIFAFSSLGNADAMQAWYSAKTAAGFSIDLQTYESLISGFVKARKYDSADKLYEEMMVSGVMPNIPILENMFEGLCKRKSFDQVKEFLKFVLDGGWEISSQMAERLVRLYVEVGTVEDMEELLVTVMNANQASEILSRVHCGIIRMYAGSDRLDDVEYSVGRLLKQGLSFNCPDDVEKVICCYFRWAAYDRLDLFLEHIKAYYVLTRSTYDLLIAGYRRAGLSEKLDMVMKHMLSAGLS; encoded by the exons ATGGCAACAATTCTCAGGGTTTTATCAATCTCTTCTCAAAGAGGTTTAACGTTAACATCAATGCCTCAGTTTCTGGCAATACAACGTTTGTTCTGTAACAACAAACTGCTCAATCCCATTTCGAATCCTCTTGTGGCGAAATTGCTTCAGGTTCCAAACTCACGAATTAAAAGTGCACTGGATTCAGAGGACACTTCTGCTCTCAAAAGCTTCGGAGATTCCTGGGAATCCCTTGTCATTTCTCTCAGATCTACGTCTCCTCAGAAAGCCCACCtg GTTTTGGAATGGAGACTAGAGAAAATGCTGGAGGAGAATGTGAGAGACCACGATTCCTTCTCTGAGTTGATGTATCTTTGTGGAAAGGTTCAGAATCTCCCTCTCGCTATGCGTGTCTTTACTTCTATGGAGGCTCATGGAGTTAAACCCACTTCTTCTGTTTTTAATTCCCTTATAAGTGCTTGCTTGTCTTCAGGTAATTTAGTGACAGCCCGCAGCTTATTTGAGATAATGGAGAGCTCTGAGGGCTATAAGCCTAATTCTGACACTTACTATGCTTTCATATTTGCGTTCTCAAGTTTGGGAAATGCTGATGCCATGCAAGCTTGGTACTCGGCCAAAACGGCTGCTGGGTTCTCCATTGATCTTCAAACCTATGAATCTCTCATTTCAGGTTTTGTTAAAGCAAGAAAATATGATAGTGCTGATAAATTATATGAAGAAATGATGGTGTCTGGAGTCATGCCTAACATTCCTATATTGGAGAACATGTTTGAAGGGCTTTGCAAGCGGAAAAGTTTTGATCAAGTGAAAGAGTTCTTGAAATTTGTGCTTGATGGTGGGTGGGAAATTAGTAGCCAGATGGCTGAGAGGCTTGTGAGGTTGTATGTTGAAGTTGGGACAGTGGAAGATATGGAGGAGTTACTTGTAACTGTAATGAATGCCAATCAAGCTTCTGAGATTCTGTCACGGGTGCACTGTGGGATTATTAGGATGTATGCCGGTTCAGATAGATTGGATGATGTAGAATATTCTGTTGGTAGGTTGTTAAAACAAGGTTTGTCATTCAACTGCCCAGATGATGTTGAGAAGGTAATTTGTTGTTACTTCAGGTGGGCAGCTTATGATCGTCTAGACTTATTTTTGGAACATATAAAGGCTTATTATGTGCTCACAAGATCaacttatgatttgttgataGCTGGCTATCGGCGAGCAGGTTTATCTGAAAAATTAGATATGGTTATGAAACATATGCTGTCAGCTGGATTGTCATAG